A stretch of the Poseidonibacter parvus genome encodes the following:
- the dxs gene encoding 1-deoxy-D-xylulose-5-phosphate synthase, with amino-acid sequence MNIKDKSLEELEQVSQDIRDRIIDVVSRKGGHFSSTLGAVELTVGMHKVFDAFSDPFIFDVSHQCYPHKLLTNRWDEFETIRQFGGMSGFTKPNESDADYFIAGHSSTSISLAVGAAKSIKLKNEDRIPVVMIGDGSMTAGMVYEALNELGDIKLPVVIILNDNEMSIAKPIGAISKHLSKLLAGKTYQGFKGRVDNFIKNNMPEGTTYIAKRMEEAMKLITPGILFEEMGIDYIGPIDGHNLEEVIDTLELAKNMGKPVIVHARTVKGKGYEIAEGQHEHWHGVGPFNINDGAFIKKPAPKAATAVFADALSSLACKHENVVGVTAAMPSGTGINKLMEKFPTRFWDVAIAEQHAVTSMAAMAKEGFKPFITIYSTFLQRGFDQIIHDVCLMDLPVVFAIDRAGIVGNDGETHQGAFDISYLRFIPNMIVFAPRDNETLEEGLAFAYTLKSPSAIRYPRGAFTPVDFPVIPFELGKAQVLKEGKSNKLFIGYGAAVGRACETEKLHSEDITIVDLRFVKPLDIECLKQLASKYDDWYVFSDSQKQGGVASAILEFLNEENIQNIKLTSFEYKDDFIDHGDTKIVEESLGLLPSQLVTKIK; translated from the coding sequence ATGAATATAAAAGATAAATCACTAGAAGAATTAGAACAAGTTTCACAAGATATTAGAGATAGAATTATTGATGTAGTATCAAGAAAAGGTGGACATTTCTCTTCTACTTTAGGAGCAGTTGAATTAACTGTTGGGATGCATAAGGTTTTTGATGCATTTAGTGATCCTTTTATATTTGATGTTTCTCACCAATGTTATCCTCATAAACTGTTAACAAATAGATGGGATGAGTTTGAGACAATAAGACAATTTGGAGGAATGAGCGGTTTTACAAAACCTAATGAATCTGATGCTGATTACTTTATTGCAGGACATAGTTCAACTTCAATTTCTCTTGCTGTTGGAGCTGCAAAATCTATTAAACTTAAAAATGAAGACAGAATCCCCGTTGTAATGATTGGAGATGGTTCAATGACAGCTGGTATGGTTTATGAAGCTTTAAATGAACTAGGAGATATTAAACTACCTGTTGTAATTATTTTAAATGATAATGAAATGTCAATTGCTAAACCAATTGGAGCAATATCAAAACATCTTTCAAAACTTCTTGCAGGTAAAACTTACCAAGGCTTTAAAGGTAGAGTTGATAATTTTATTAAAAATAATATGCCAGAAGGTACTACATATATAGCAAAAAGAATGGAAGAAGCTATGAAGCTTATTACTCCTGGAATTTTGTTTGAAGAAATGGGTATTGATTATATAGGTCCAATTGATGGGCATAATTTAGAAGAAGTAATTGATACTTTAGAGCTTGCAAAAAATATGGGGAAACCTGTAATTGTTCACGCAAGAACTGTAAAAGGTAAGGGTTATGAAATAGCAGAAGGTCAACATGAACATTGGCATGGAGTAGGTCCTTTTAATATAAACGATGGCGCTTTTATTAAAAAACCTGCACCTAAAGCTGCAACTGCTGTTTTTGCAGATGCTTTATCAAGTCTTGCATGTAAACATGAAAATGTTGTAGGAGTTACTGCTGCAATGCCAAGTGGTACAGGTATAAATAAACTTATGGAAAAATTCCCAACAAGATTTTGGGATGTAGCAATTGCTGAGCAACATGCAGTTACATCAATGGCTGCAATGGCAAAAGAAGGTTTTAAACCTTTTATTACTATTTATTCTACTTTTCTTCAAAGAGGTTTTGATCAAATAATTCATGATGTTTGTTTAATGGATTTACCAGTTGTATTTGCAATAGATAGAGCAGGAATTGTAGGGAATGATGGAGAAACACATCAAGGTGCTTTTGATATTTCTTACTTAAGATTTATTCCAAATATGATTGTTTTTGCTCCAAGAGATAATGAAACTCTAGAAGAGGGATTAGCATTTGCTTATACTCTAAAAAGCCCAAGTGCAATAAGATATCCAAGAGGAGCTTTTACTCCTGTTGATTTCCCTGTTATTCCTTTTGAATTAGGAAAAGCCCAAGTTTTAAAAGAAGGTAAAAGTAATAAGCTATTTATTGGTTATGGTGCAGCAGTAGGACGTGCCTGTGAAACTGAGAAACTTCATAGTGAAGATATTACAATTGTAGATTTAAGATTTGTTAAACCACTTGATATTGAGTGTTTAAAACAATTAGCAAGTAAATATGATGATTGGTATGTTTTTTCTGATTCACAAAAACAAGGTGGAGTAGCAAGTGCAATTTTAGAATTTCTAAATGAAGAAAATATTCAAAATATTAAACTTACTTCTTTTGAATATAAAGATGATTTCATAGATCATGGGGATACTAAAATAGTTGAAGAAAGTTTAGGATTATTACCTTCTCAACTAGTTACAAAAATAAAATAA
- a CDS encoding L,D-transpeptidase family protein, whose product MKISNILSTIAILALVSGCTNKIVEQDVSTSNNIAVNNSIQKQVIKDVKIQEVKNVEKTPTINLKANEIEFLEILKNDKYASICGSEADYQNILQLDNPTEKSKKLEELFYEYTKNLSNSCINQSAFKKELRKRKYRDANQDYEVYNVDINKEKLLEKFSSNTQSVSSILETYTPKHPQFFALIKKLNDSSLSQSKQDKLRLNIERLKLLKYSNSDNFIQLNVPTYNFAFYEEGKRTKTFGTVVGAPDAQTPVLSSKLAYFIVNPTWNIPDSIAKSSIIPKALKDRNYLRKKNIVIRKNYRLDSKKIKWGDVKWKKYLKKNVKYIPYKFIQLPSRTNGMGRMKFIFPNDYAVYMHDTIGTWRFKSSKQKIRFTSHGCIRLEHPVSLMKYLSTNYTKYSYKKVRGIYDSQKTDTIRLNKKLPIHLTYQTAQVNNGKLSFYNDVYGYDKIQKLNF is encoded by the coding sequence ATGAAAATATCAAATATCTTATCAACTATTGCAATTCTTGCACTAGTTAGTGGTTGTACAAATAAAATTGTAGAACAAGACGTATCAACATCTAATAATATAGCTGTAAATAACTCAATACAAAAACAAGTTATTAAAGATGTAAAGATTCAAGAAGTTAAAAATGTAGAAAAAACTCCTACTATAAATCTTAAAGCAAATGAAATAGAGTTTTTAGAGATATTAAAAAATGATAAATATGCTTCAATTTGTGGAAGTGAAGCTGATTATCAAAATATTTTACAATTAGATAACCCTACAGAAAAGTCAAAAAAATTAGAAGAGCTTTTTTATGAATATACGAAAAATTTAAGTAATTCTTGTATCAATCAATCTGCATTTAAAAAAGAGTTAAGAAAAAGAAAATATAGAGATGCAAATCAAGATTATGAAGTATATAATGTTGATATAAATAAAGAAAAACTATTAGAAAAGTTTTCTTCAAATACTCAAAGTGTTAGTTCAATCTTGGAAACTTATACACCAAAACACCCACAGTTTTTTGCTTTAATTAAAAAACTAAATGATTCTTCTTTATCACAATCAAAACAAGATAAATTAAGATTAAATATAGAAAGACTTAAACTTTTAAAGTATTCAAATAGTGATAACTTTATCCAACTAAATGTACCTACATACAACTTCGCATTTTATGAAGAGGGTAAAAGAACAAAAACTTTTGGAACAGTTGTTGGTGCTCCAGATGCACAAACGCCAGTGCTTTCTAGTAAATTAGCATATTTTATTGTGAATCCAACATGGAATATCCCAGATTCAATTGCTAAAAGTAGTATTATTCCAAAAGCTTTAAAAGATAGAAACTATCTTAGAAAGAAAAATATAGTTATTAGAAAAAACTATAGACTTGATTCTAAAAAAATCAAATGGGGTGATGTAAAATGGAAAAAATATTTAAAGAAAAATGTTAAATATATTCCATATAAATTTATTCAACTTCCATCAAGAACAAATGGAATGGGAAGAATGAAGTTTATTTTCCCAAATGACTACGCTGTATATATGCATGATACAATTGGTACATGGAGATTTAAATCTTCTAAACAAAAAATACGATTTACTAGTCATGGTTGTATTAGATTAGAGCATCCAGTTAGTTTAATGAAATATTTATCAACAAACTATACAAAGTATTCATATAAAAAAGTTAGAGGTATTTATGATAGCCAAAAAACAGATACAATTAGACTAAATAAAAAACTACCTATTCACCTAACATATCAAACAGCACAAGTTAATAATGGTAAATTATCATTTTATAATGACGTATATGGATATGATAAAATTCAGAAGTTAAACTTCTGA